The following coding sequences are from one Haploplasma axanthum window:
- a CDS encoding HAD-IIB family hydrolase — protein sequence MHFVASDFDGTLLINNEVKKSDIEAIKEFRKNGNIFSICTGRPINSVLTELKKYQVPFDYIIGVNGAIATNQKIEVMYSHELDSRTVHLIQDILSKHNVKEYMLSNGIDQARIIGEQNINKLDVDVNQVRGYYVDTYNPESAFKLAAQINAELGDDGITAYPNNQYVAIGMSGIHKGHGVDRLTKLIGFNGGIHVIGDDYNDIPMFKRYDSYGIKSGVVDAISFAKNQTNSVSDVLSNLK from the coding sequence ATGCATTTTGTTGCAAGTGATTTTGATGGTACATTATTAATAAATAATGAAGTTAAAAAAAGTGATATTGAAGCAATTAAAGAGTTTAGAAAAAATGGGAATATATTTTCAATTTGTACTGGAAGACCAATTAATTCAGTTCTTACGGAATTAAAAAAATACCAAGTACCTTTTGATTATATTATTGGTGTAAATGGTGCAATAGCAACCAATCAAAAAATTGAAGTAATGTATTCACATGAACTTGATTCTAGGACAGTTCATCTTATTCAAGATATTTTAAGTAAGCACAATGTTAAAGAATATATGCTTTCTAATGGTATTGATCAAGCAAGAATAATTGGTGAGCAAAATATTAATAAGTTAGATGTTGATGTTAATCAAGTTAGAGGATACTATGTTGACACATATAATCCTGAAAGTGCATTTAAACTAGCGGCGCAGATTAATGCTGAACTAGGGGATGATGGAATTACTGCATATCCAAATAATCAGTATGTTGCAATTGGAATGTCAGGGATTCATAAAGGACATGGTGTGGATAGATTGACAAAACTAATAGGATTTAATGGGGGTATCCATGTTATTGGTGATGATTATAATGATATTCCTATGTTTAAAAGATATGATAGTTATGGGATTAAAAGTGGTGTTGTTGATGCAATCTCATTTGCAAAAAATCAAACAAATTCTGTTTCCGATGTTTTAAGTAATCTTAAGTAA
- a CDS encoding peptidylprolyl isomerase, protein MAYINDKNPTVTLTVKDFGDIKIQLFPEVAPNTVANFISYVKDNYYNGLIFHRIIKGFMIQGGWGASKNDPIKGEFNQNGFKNPLLHTRGVISMARTQNPNSATSQFFIMHKDSPHLDGGYAGFGQVIEGIDVVDKIASVRTDFQDKPLDDVIIESINLDLKDYKEIPVEYIK, encoded by the coding sequence ATGGCTTATATTAATGATAAAAATCCAACTGTTACACTAACAGTTAAAGACTTTGGTGACATTAAAATTCAATTGTTTCCAGAAGTCGCACCAAACACAGTAGCAAACTTTATATCTTACGTTAAAGATAATTATTACAATGGATTAATCTTCCATAGAATTATTAAAGGATTTATGATTCAAGGTGGTTGGGGTGCATCTAAGAATGATCCAATAAAGGGTGAATTTAATCAAAACGGATTTAAAAATCCATTATTACATACACGCGGTGTAATATCGATGGCGAGAACCCAAAATCCAAATTCTGCAACTTCTCAATTTTTTATTATGCATAAAGATAGTCCTCATCTTGATGGAGGTTATGCTGGTTTTGGACAAGTTATTGAAGGGATTGATGTTGTTGATAAAATCGCATCAGTAAGAACAGATTTTCAAGATAAACCATTAGATGATGTGATTATCGAATCGATCAATCTAGATTTAAAAGATTATAAAGAAATCCCTGTAGAATATATTAAATAA
- a CDS encoding SEL1-like repeat protein, whose protein sequence is MNIYELYIKKEIAELESLALNMNNALAYLYLGVMYYEGYGIEVNLNKAIEYFKKSYNNDQNPKAGYYIGWMNEMGVSVQADLEKANYYYYISFEGLLEEATNDTYSAYLLSVFYFEGLGSIEKDYVEAFNWCEKAALEGLHSAQLFLAFFNREGIFIEKNDDLAFYWYEEASKSETPNTIYNLGLCYQNGLGTEVNDSAAFNQFLKAGNKKHLNAQADLGRYYFYGIGTTKDAVQGLFWYQTAAERGHSYAQYSLGYFYEYGIEVEESLDNAYYWYNEAAKNNYAPAMQSLAFFYEYGYGTETNLEAAFEIYKEAAELGYPASMYSLAECYRYGVFVNEDLQEAIKWYEKAKDNNFPKAFLTLGYFYEEGIGYKKNLKMALDYYEKAAMLNDSIAATNLAYLYAEGVGTEKSIEKAVYWYEEASKQENARAQNNLGYIYEMGQYGEPNIEKGLEYYEKAANNGFIIAQSNLGVIYEHGKMGYIDYEKALYWYEKAAQGGYATAQHNLGQLYAYGKGTEANYEEAINWYLKAHEQKYTSATVSLGYMYDSGLGVDTDYEKALYYYEIAAERGDEVGQHNLAYMYDKGNGVSIDYEKAVYWYKSAAEQGYSKSQLNLGLKYELGEGVEKDYQKAFEFYEKSAIQGNSSAQANLAYLYENGLGTEKDYHKAMNWYLKAAKDENERAENNIGYIYECGLGVDVNLEEAVKWYLKAAEHGNAIAQCNLAYFYENGTTIDIDDEKAFYWFNESAKNGNSSALYNLGRLYEHGIGVEQDYKAALSYYEKAADYKNSMAINNVGLFYELGYGVDINLEVAFKWYKEAAYLGYSVAEYNLALCYAYGKFVEVDSKIAFMWYEKSAKQGYASAEYQLYKCYRDGFGVKENQDKANYWLNESAKQNYQSAVDEIEKNKVVR, encoded by the coding sequence ATGAATATTTATGAGTTGTATATAAAAAAAGAAATAGCGGAGTTAGAAAGTTTAGCATTAAACATGAATAATGCTTTAGCATACCTTTATTTAGGAGTAATGTATTATGAAGGGTATGGAATTGAAGTGAATTTAAATAAAGCAATTGAATATTTTAAAAAGAGTTATAACAATGATCAAAACCCTAAAGCAGGATATTACATTGGCTGGATGAATGAAATGGGTGTTAGTGTACAAGCAGATTTAGAAAAAGCGAATTATTACTATTATATTTCTTTTGAAGGATTATTAGAAGAAGCAACTAATGATACTTATAGTGCTTATTTATTGAGTGTTTTCTATTTTGAAGGACTAGGATCTATTGAAAAAGATTATGTTGAAGCATTTAATTGGTGTGAAAAAGCTGCACTAGAAGGTTTACATAGTGCACAATTATTTTTAGCTTTTTTTAATAGAGAAGGAATATTTATTGAGAAAAATGATGATTTAGCATTTTATTGGTATGAAGAAGCAAGTAAATCTGAAACACCAAATACAATCTATAATTTAGGATTATGCTATCAAAATGGACTTGGTACAGAAGTGAACGATAGTGCTGCTTTTAATCAGTTTTTAAAAGCAGGAAATAAAAAACATTTAAATGCTCAAGCAGATTTAGGGAGATATTATTTTTATGGGATTGGAACTACAAAAGATGCAGTCCAAGGATTATTTTGGTATCAAACTGCTGCTGAAAGAGGTCATAGTTATGCACAATATTCACTTGGATATTTCTATGAATATGGGATCGAAGTTGAAGAAAGTTTAGATAATGCTTATTATTGGTATAACGAAGCTGCTAAAAATAATTATGCACCTGCAATGCAAAGTTTAGCATTTTTTTATGAGTATGGATATGGGACAGAAACTAATCTAGAAGCTGCATTTGAAATATACAAGGAAGCAGCTGAATTAGGATATCCTGCATCAATGTATAGTCTAGCAGAATGTTATAGATATGGAGTTTTTGTTAATGAAGATTTACAAGAAGCAATTAAATGGTATGAAAAAGCTAAAGATAATAATTTTCCAAAAGCATTTTTAACATTAGGTTATTTCTATGAAGAAGGTATTGGATATAAAAAAAATTTAAAAATGGCTCTTGATTATTATGAAAAAGCGGCAATGCTAAATGATTCTATTGCAGCAACAAATCTAGCATATCTATATGCTGAAGGTGTTGGCACAGAAAAGAGTATTGAAAAAGCTGTTTATTGGTATGAAGAGGCTAGTAAACAAGAAAATGCGAGAGCTCAAAATAATTTAGGATATATTTATGAGATGGGTCAATATGGTGAACCAAATATTGAAAAAGGTCTTGAATATTATGAAAAAGCCGCAAATAATGGATTTATAATTGCTCAATCAAATTTAGGTGTTATATATGAACATGGAAAAATGGGATATATTGATTATGAGAAAGCTCTCTATTGGTACGAAAAAGCCGCACAAGGCGGATATGCTACTGCACAACATAATCTTGGTCAATTATACGCCTATGGAAAAGGTACAGAAGCAAACTATGAAGAAGCAATCAATTGGTACTTAAAAGCTCATGAGCAAAAATATACATCTGCAACTGTTAGTTTAGGATATATGTATGATAGTGGACTTGGAGTAGATACTGATTATGAAAAAGCCCTTTATTACTATGAAATTGCTGCAGAACGTGGCGACGAAGTTGGACAACATAACTTAGCTTATATGTACGATAAAGGTAATGGAGTATCAATAGATTATGAAAAAGCAGTTTATTGGTATAAGTCTGCTGCAGAACAAGGATACTCAAAATCACAATTAAATTTAGGACTTAAGTATGAACTTGGAGAAGGTGTTGAAAAAGATTATCAAAAGGCCTTTGAGTTTTACGAAAAATCAGCGATTCAAGGAAATTCAAGCGCACAAGCTAATCTTGCATATCTTTATGAAAATGGATTAGGAACGGAAAAAGACTATCATAAAGCAATGAATTGGTATCTCAAAGCAGCTAAAGATGAGAATGAACGTGCTGAGAATAATATTGGTTATATATATGAATGTGGTCTTGGAGTTGATGTTAATTTAGAAGAAGCAGTTAAATGGTATTTAAAAGCAGCAGAACATGGTAATGCAATAGCTCAATGTAATTTGGCCTATTTTTATGAAAATGGAACAACGATTGATATTGATGATGAAAAAGCATTTTATTGGTTCAATGAATCTGCTAAAAATGGTAATTCAAGCGCTCTTTATAATTTAGGGAGATTATATGAGCATGGTATTGGAGTTGAACAAGACTATAAAGCAGCTTTAAGTTATTATGAAAAAGCTGCTGATTATAAGAATTCAATGGCAATTAATAATGTTGGTTTATTTTATGAATTAGGATATGGAGTAGATATTAACTTAGAAGTGGCTTTTAAATGGTATAAAGAAGCAGCATACTTAGGATATAGTGTAGCAGAGTATAATTTGGCATTATGTTATGCTTATGGTAAATTTGTGGAAGTTGATTCTAAAATTGCATTTATGTGGTATGAAAAATCAGCAAAACAAGGATATGCAAGTGCTGAATATCAATTATATAAATGTTATCGTGACGGATTTGGTGTTAAAGAAAATCAAGACAAAGCAAATTACTGGTTGAATGAAAGTGCTAAACAAAATTATCAAAGTGCAGTTGATGAAATTGAAAAAAATAAGGTAGTCCGCTAG
- a CDS encoding DUF1697 domain-containing protein, protein MKTYVALLRAVNVGGKNKVPMKELKEAFEKFGYINVKTYINSGNVIFSSDEKDIESIKRASEEIIKKEFNLDITVLIIEIDNLIDVIDNIPLELQEIDKDYYDTIIFVIPPTSTEEIFEALKSKVTEHESMYVYKNVFYWRAKLSAFQKTVLSKFASSKVNNLVTIRTINTAKKILEVHKK, encoded by the coding sequence ATGAAAACATATGTAGCATTACTTAGAGCGGTTAATGTTGGTGGAAAGAATAAAGTTCCAATGAAAGAACTTAAAGAAGCATTTGAAAAATTTGGGTATATTAATGTTAAAACATATATTAATAGTGGCAATGTTATTTTTTCAAGTGATGAAAAAGATATTGAAAGCATAAAAAGAGCCTCCGAGGAAATTATTAAAAAAGAGTTTAATCTTGATATTACTGTTTTAATTATTGAAATTGATAATCTTATTGATGTAATAGATAATATACCATTAGAATTACAAGAAATAGATAAAGATTATTATGATACGATTATTTTTGTTATTCCGCCAACTTCTACGGAAGAAATATTTGAAGCCTTAAAATCTAAGGTAACAGAACATGAAAGTATGTATGTCTATAAAAATGTTTTTTATTGGCGTGCCAAATTATCAGCATTTCAAAAAACAGTTCTTTCAAAATTTGCAAGCAGTAAAGTCAATAATTTAGTAACAATAAGAACTATTAATACAGCTAAAAAGATTCTTGAGGTTCATAAAAAGTAA
- a CDS encoding DUF5131 family protein, with protein sequence MMLWNPWRGCHRVSDGCKFCYIHKGDYKRNTDTNLIVKTKDFYKPIEKNKNGEYKIKSGSIVYLCFSSDFLIEEADEWRLECYKMIKERSDLIFLFLTKRIDRFENILPDDWNDGYDNLVVGVSVENQKNVDKKLSILNRLPIKHKNIVCQPLIERINIEPYLKDIELVVVGGESDINARPLDFDWVLDIRKQCMKHNVNFNFRQCGTNFIKDGEKFFIPTRKLTEQARKANIEYRK encoded by the coding sequence ATAATGCTTTGGAATCCTTGGAGAGGTTGCCATCGAGTTAGTGATGGTTGTAAGTTTTGTTATATTCATAAAGGTGATTATAAAAGAAATACTGATACAAATCTAATTGTTAAAACGAAAGATTTTTATAAACCAATTGAAAAAAATAAAAATGGTGAATACAAGATTAAGAGTGGATCAATTGTGTATCTTTGTTTTAGTTCCGATTTTTTAATTGAAGAAGCAGATGAATGGCGACTAGAATGTTATAAAATGATAAAAGAAAGAAGTGATTTAATTTTTCTTTTTTTAACAAAAAGAATTGATAGATTTGAAAATATATTACCAGATGATTGGAATGATGGATATGATAATTTAGTTGTTGGAGTATCTGTTGAAAACCAAAAGAATGTTGATAAAAAGTTAAGTATATTAAACAGATTACCAATAAAACATAAAAATATTGTTTGCCAACCATTAATTGAACGTATTAATATCGAACCATATTTGAAAGATATTGAACTTGTTGTCGTTGGGGGAGAATCAGACATAAATGCTAGACCATTAGATTTTGATTGGGTTTTAGATATTAGAAAACAATGTATGAAACATAATGTGAACTTTAACTTTAGGCAATGTGGAACGAATTTTATTAAAGATGGTGAAAAGTTTTTTATACCAACAAGAAAGTTAACAGAACAAGCAAGGAAAGCAAATATTGAATATAGAAAATAA
- a CDS encoding CDP-alcohol phosphatidyltransferase family protein yields MKKINIPNIVTLIRIILVAVSIFFIRSNHFFIFYILAGLSDVVDGFLARKLKQETILGAQLDSFSDFFLFSITIIWISVNKNELVLGYITILIVLFVIKLIVIFINYFKYKKMFIVHTIGNKALGFLIFLIPVITNFVNDIYYFFVLVFASLVILEELMISIKYNDFNINRKSFFIDKDR; encoded by the coding sequence ATGAAAAAAATCAATATTCCAAATATTGTTACATTAATACGAATAATATTGGTAGCTGTTAGCATATTTTTCATTAGAAGTAATCATTTTTTTATTTTTTATATTCTTGCTGGGTTAAGTGATGTTGTTGATGGTTTTTTAGCTAGAAAACTAAAACAAGAAACTATACTTGGTGCACAACTTGATAGTTTTTCTGATTTCTTTTTATTCTCAATAACAATTATCTGGATAAGTGTTAATAAAAATGAATTAGTATTAGGATATATAACGATTTTAATAGTTTTATTTGTTATTAAGCTTATTGTTATTTTTATTAATTATTTCAAATATAAAAAAATGTTTATTGTTCATACAATTGGAAATAAAGCTTTAGGCTTTCTAATTTTTTTAATTCCAGTAATAACCAATTTTGTTAATGATATTTATTATTTCTTTGTACTAGTTTTTGCATCGTTAGTAATACTTGAAGAATTAATGATTTCTATTAAGTATAATGATTTTAATATTAATAGAAAAAGTTTTTTCATAGATAAGGATAGGTGA
- a CDS encoding IS110 family RNA-guided transposase has product MIYIGIDISKYKHDCFIATETSVSFSFENNSSGFKELLEHFKPFNKSEMIIGLEATGHYGDNLKSFLSSHGFSFMEINPLLVKKFSDSKSLRKLKTDKKDAKLISEYMMTVDYKAYHHQSYHISALKSLTRERSKLISFRTAQYNMITKTLDIIFPEFNPFMKEQGYSDTSLYILSYFKSPDKIAKMTDLHYDKIRKKSMGKFSYPKFMKLKELAKETIGTSQDYHLDRLSTSISYVEKLNTDIKVIESRITELMKKYPTYFGSIKGIGILTEAIILAEYGNISLYDSPSQMVSYAGLDSTIKQSGTMSTTGKLVKRGSKYLRSALINITLILMVNNPLFYAYYHKKKQEGKHHRVAQVNLAKKLIRVIHHLETTKTYFDSSLLK; this is encoded by the coding sequence ATGATCTACATTGGAATAGATATCTCTAAGTACAAGCACGACTGTTTCATCGCCACTGAAACAAGTGTGTCGTTTTCTTTTGAAAACAATTCATCAGGCTTTAAGGAGTTATTAGAACACTTTAAACCATTTAACAAAAGTGAAATGATAATAGGCCTTGAAGCTACAGGTCATTACGGAGATAACTTAAAATCATTTCTTTCTTCCCATGGATTTTCATTCATGGAAATTAACCCTCTCTTAGTCAAGAAGTTTAGCGACTCTAAATCACTAAGAAAGTTAAAAACAGATAAGAAAGACGCAAAATTAATCTCTGAGTATATGATGACTGTAGACTACAAAGCCTATCATCATCAATCTTATCATATAAGTGCCTTAAAATCACTAACACGTGAACGTTCAAAACTTATTTCATTTAGGACTGCTCAATACAACATGATAACCAAAACACTTGATATTATTTTCCCTGAGTTTAATCCTTTTATGAAGGAACAAGGCTATTCAGATACTTCTTTATATATCTTAAGCTATTTTAAGTCTCCAGATAAAATAGCCAAGATGACTGATCTTCACTATGATAAAATTAGAAAAAAATCAATGGGTAAGTTTTCTTATCCTAAGTTTATGAAACTTAAGGAATTAGCAAAAGAAACAATTGGTACTAGCCAAGACTATCATTTAGATAGACTTAGTACTTCGATATCTTACGTTGAGAAACTTAATACAGATATCAAAGTGATTGAATCTAGGATTACCGAATTAATGAAGAAATATCCTACATACTTTGGAAGTATTAAAGGTATTGGAATACTTACCGAAGCAATTATTCTAGCTGAATACGGTAATATTTCTCTTTATGATAGTCCTTCTCAGATGGTGTCATATGCTGGATTAGATTCAACAATTAAACAATCTGGAACCATGTCTACTACCGGTAAACTAGTTAAACGTGGCAGCAAATATTTACGATCCGCCTTAATCAATATAACTTTGATATTGATGGTTAACAACCCCTTATTTTATGCTTATTATCATAAGAAGAAACAAGAAGGTAAACACCATAGGGTAGCGCAAGTAAATCTAGCAAAGAAACTTATTCGAGTTATACATCACTTAGAAACAACTAAAACATATTTTGATTCGAGTCTTCTAAAATAA
- a CDS encoding effector binding domain-containing protein → MNIYEILQNAIDKIEGKLEEKINIEEISLSSGMSKSNLYRFFLSIVGYSVKEYIRLRRISEAAMHLKSGKTATYLSFLYDYESLDTFSRAFKKITGFLPSQYKKQYSFFKFKKINLIERNFMRLEEKALDIQILKHMNDFEVVTFNYYGKNPEDGAFALFKEWVKKNKLDIVSEGLRVFGYNNPNPIDDSGIYGYEVCLTLNEKVKKNANPLDIKIIKGGMYALVTVKKEDRMDIGGKIAETWQRFGSWLQNSKFQLSERQWLEEHHGFDEMLDHIGNIDLYMSIDYKNTNVNTDEIRNSKIFDVSIYDFKGSNAIDEGRKYSMKWLSDHNIDLTKPSEPIYIFGRYDFRKEQNDDFVFQLCIVTPDSIKVKGNPLKGKILGGLVVRQVVLFKDLNNSWEYLLNKYSKHKEYKLKNTIVFEQYLIDENINEQMRVLQVLELDKK, encoded by the coding sequence GTGAATATATATGAGATACTACAAAACGCTATTGATAAGATAGAAGGCAAGTTAGAAGAGAAAATAAATATTGAAGAAATTTCTTTAAGCAGTGGAATGTCAAAATCAAATCTATATAGATTCTTTTTATCAATCGTTGGATATTCAGTTAAAGAATATATCAGATTAAGAAGAATAAGTGAGGCTGCTATGCATTTAAAATCCGGAAAAACAGCAACTTATTTATCTTTTTTATATGATTATGAAAGTTTAGATACTTTTAGTAGAGCATTTAAAAAAATAACTGGGTTTTTACCATCTCAATACAAGAAACAATACTCTTTCTTTAAGTTTAAAAAAATTAACTTAATTGAAAGGAATTTTATGAGATTAGAAGAAAAAGCATTAGACATCCAAATTTTAAAACATATGAATGATTTTGAGGTTGTAACGTTTAATTATTATGGTAAAAACCCAGAAGATGGTGCATTTGCATTATTTAAAGAATGGGTTAAAAAAAATAAACTAGATATTGTTAGTGAGGGATTAAGAGTCTTTGGATATAACAATCCTAATCCAATAGATGATAGTGGTATTTATGGATATGAAGTTTGTCTTACACTAAATGAAAAAGTGAAAAAAAATGCTAATCCATTAGATATAAAAATAATTAAAGGTGGCATGTATGCACTTGTAACAGTTAAAAAAGAAGATAGAATGGATATCGGGGGAAAAATTGCAGAAACCTGGCAAAGATTTGGATCTTGGCTTCAAAATAGTAAATTTCAATTATCAGAAAGACAATGGCTAGAAGAACATCATGGTTTTGATGAGATGTTAGATCATATTGGAAATATCGATTTATATATGTCGATTGATTATAAAAATACAAATGTAAATACTGATGAGATTAGAAATTCAAAAATATTTGATGTAAGTATTTATGATTTTAAAGGTAGTAATGCTATTGATGAAGGAAGAAAATATAGTATGAAGTGGTTAAGTGATCATAATATTGACTTAACAAAACCTAGTGAACCAATTTATATTTTTGGAAGATATGACTTTAGAAAAGAACAAAATGATGATTTTGTATTTCAATTATGTATTGTAACTCCAGATAGTATTAAGGTTAAAGGTAATCCACTTAAAGGTAAAATACTAGGAGGATTAGTTGTAAGACAAGTTGTTTTGTTTAAGGATTTGAATAATTCTTGGGAATACTTACTTAATAAGTATTCTAAACATAAAGAATATAAACTTAAAAATACGATTGTTTTTGAACAGTATTTAATTGATGAGAACATTAATGAACAAATGAGAGTTTTACAAGTTTTAGAATTAGATAAAAAATAA
- a CDS encoding IS110 family RNA-guided transposase yields MFHVGIDISKFKHDCFIATNAGDTVLSFTFNNDHEGFQTLKKELVALGDKTQIKIGLESTGHYGINLKSFLSKLGYTYLEFNPQLTNKFSKATSLRKTKTDKIDAKLISSMLGHFDYKTLHTSFYHENDLKELVRLRENYLESRSRELVRLTNILDKVFPEFKPFFNNILGKTPLYILKKFKTKEKIANLNNDHYDTLRKMSMGKLSYPRFSNLRHLAKVSVGISSKIYESLIPMIVDNYYHLTELINQLDEQITILYNDTDSLIHTIPGIGIITAASIYAEIGNINRFTNSGQIIAYAGLDVSVSQSGTQEHQGKIVKRGSSLLRKKLYNYALLSLRFIPQFHDYYHNKKTLGKHHKVVLTHICRKLIRIIFHIQINKTPFDLNKIK; encoded by the coding sequence ATGTTCCATGTAGGAATAGATATCTCAAAATTTAAACACGACTGCTTTATAGCTACTAATGCAGGCGATACGGTTTTGTCATTTACATTTAATAATGACCATGAAGGATTCCAAACTCTAAAAAAAGAGTTAGTAGCACTAGGTGATAAAACCCAAATAAAAATAGGGTTAGAATCAACTGGACACTACGGAATCAATTTAAAATCATTTTTATCTAAGTTAGGATATACCTACTTAGAGTTCAATCCTCAATTAACGAATAAGTTTTCGAAGGCTACCTCGTTAAGAAAGACTAAAACTGATAAAATTGACGCTAAATTAATATCAAGTATGTTAGGTCACTTTGATTACAAAACCCTACATACATCATTTTATCATGAAAATGATTTAAAAGAATTAGTTAGACTAAGAGAAAATTATCTTGAGTCTAGAAGCAGGGAGTTAGTAAGACTCACTAACATCCTTGATAAGGTATTCCCAGAATTTAAACCTTTTTTTAACAATATATTAGGTAAAACCCCTTTATATATCTTGAAAAAGTTTAAAACTAAGGAAAAGATTGCAAATCTTAATAATGACCATTATGATACTTTAAGGAAAATGTCAATGGGTAAACTTAGTTATCCTAGGTTTTCTAATCTAAGACATTTAGCTAAAGTATCGGTTGGTATATCTAGTAAAATCTATGAATCCTTGATTCCCATGATTGTAGATAACTATTATCATTTAACAGAGCTTATAAACCAATTAGATGAACAAATAACAATTTTGTACAACGATACCGATTCCTTAATTCACACTATTCCAGGTATTGGAATAATCACTGCCGCTTCTATTTATGCAGAAATCGGTAATATCAATCGTTTCACTAATTCCGGACAAATAATAGCTTATGCTGGATTAGATGTTAGTGTTAGTCAATCAGGTACACAGGAACATCAGGGTAAAATTGTTAAACGAGGTTCTTCTTTACTTAGAAAGAAACTTTATAACTATGCTCTTTTAAGTTTAAGATTCATTCCACAATTTCATGACTACTATCATAACAAGAAAACATTAGGTAAACATCATAAAGTGGTTTTAACACATATTTGCAGAAAATTAATCCGCATTATTTTTCACATTCAAATTAATAAAACACCATTTGATTTAAATAAGATTAAGTAA
- a CDS encoding pyridoxamine 5'-phosphate oxidase family protein — MKKEILIDVNKLHKKVKNFILCAIDEDGYPTAKAVLPAIKRDNVNKIYFVTNTSSKYVSNVENNSKTSVYFYNSLFYKGCLLRD; from the coding sequence ATGAAAAAAGAAATTTTAATAGATGTAAATAAATTACATAAAAAAGTCAAAAACTTTATATTATGTGCGATAGATGAGGATGGGTATCCAACTGCAAAAGCAGTTTTGCCTGCAATAAAAAGAGATAATGTAAATAAGATATATTTTGTTACAAACACAAGTTCAAAATACGTTAGTAATGTAGAAAATAATAGTAAAACATCAGTTTATTTTTATAATTCATTATTTTATAAAGGTTGTTTACTTAGAGACTAA
- a CDS encoding PF20097 family protein codes for MECPYCNKEMEEGFIPASRMRNQWIKKGGKMPSTVFGTSKDGFALSEMPVWKTKKTISYYCYNCNIVIIPVKKFN; via the coding sequence ATGGAATGCCCTTACTGTAATAAAGAAATGGAAGAAGGTTTCATCCCAGCAAGTAGAATGAGAAATCAATGGATTAAAAAAGGAGGTAAAATGCCTTCAACAGTTTTTGGTACATCTAAAGATGGCTTTGCTTTATCTGAAATGCCTGTGTGGAAAACTAAAAAAACAATATCTTATTATTGTTATAATTGCAACATTGTTATCATTCCTGTTAAGAAGTTTAATTAA
- a CDS encoding DUF1801 domain-containing protein, with protein MIEDVEYKLEKFNDDLKSLFITVRNIIFEVEPLIEERLWASLPSYYKDKNFIRLIPFKTYINIEAKAISLHIDELNDYQITPKGMMKIFVNQPIPYKVLKMIFIETLQ; from the coding sequence ATGATTGAAGATGTTGAGTATAAATTAGAAAAATTCAATGATGATTTAAAATCATTGTTTATAACGGTTAGAAATATTATTTTTGAGGTTGAACCACTTATAGAAGAACGCCTATGGGCAAGTTTGCCTTCATATTATAAAGATAAGAACTTTATTAGATTAATTCCTTTTAAAACTTATATTAATATAGAAGCAAAAGCTATTTCTTTACATATTGATGAATTAAATGATTATCAAATAACACCTAAAGGTATGATGAAAATTTTTGTTAATCAGCCTATACCTTATAAAGTTTTAAAAATGATTTTTATAGAAACATTACAATAA